The window TCGCTGAGGCGCGTGCCAATATTTTCCGTCCCGGAGATATTTTTATTATGGAAATACCAGAGCGGCACAAATTGATACGAGTTTGGCTGGAGTAAAAAAGAACGTGGTAGAGACGTGACATGTACGTCTCTACAGCATCCGATGCGGCAAGGCGTTAGTTTTTGAGGCAGAAACGATCTACGGCTTCAAGGAGTCCCGCAAAGTTGTTTTTCGCGATATGCGCGTCCGCGTAAACACTTTGGGATTTCTGGATCATTTGTTCATCAAACATCGAGGACAGAATGATGACCGGAATTTCAGGGATGTCTTCCTTGATTTTACGACACAGGGTAATGCCATCCATCTTGGGCATTTCAATGTCTGTGATGATCACACTGACATAATCCGTAATATGATTATGTTCATGAACAGCCTTGATTTTCAGGGCATGGACTGTATTGAACAGGTCAAGTCCGTTGCTGAACAGGGTGATATCTTTATATTCCGCGATTCTAAGATTTTCCCTGACACCCTCCTTGAACGTGACTGAATCATCGGCCAGCATGATTTTTGATGCGTTCCTTCTGCTTTTTTTATCTTCAATTGAAAGTTTCTGGCTTTCATTCTGGACAAATTTCCGGCTTTCAGGGTTGATATCAAAAATAATCCCTTCAAAATCAAGAACCAGAAGTTCCCGTTCATCAATGGTGGTGGTGCCGACGATGCGTGAAGTGTACTGAGACAGGGTATGGGGCACTGGATGCAGATTTTCCCACGAAATCCGATGAATACGGTTCACCCCGTTTGTCAGAAATCCGTTGAGCGCACCGTTGAATTCACAGACCAGCGCAATGGGAATGTGTGGTTCGGTGAAGGGTTTTCGTTTCAGATGCAGATTCAGATCAATCAGTGGAATCGCCTGTCCATGATACAGAACGGTTCCAAGGACAGAGGGATAGGTGTTGGGCAATTTGGTGACGCTGGCAAAATCGAATTTTACAATCTGTCGGATTTTGGCCACATTGATGCCGAAGCTCTGATGTCCCAGATAAAATTCCAGGAATTCCACTTCATTGGTTCCTGATTCCAGGAGAATGTTGTGCTCTGTCATAAGGCCTTGTGGAAATGGGAACGGATGGTTTCCGTTCCCAGGTGTTGAGGAACCCTAAAGGGGTCAATATTTTCCAAATTCATCATCATCCAATTGGATTACCTGACTGGGATGAATCTTTTTGCCTTTGGAAGCTGGCGGCAGATTGGCCGGTTTTGGTGTCGGGTTGGGCCTTGGTGCCGCTGGAGCCGGTATGACTGGTTTGGGTGCTGCCGCAGGGGGCCGACCACCTCCCGTCTGTGCCAGATATTGCTGGAAAGCCTGCATCATTTCAGGTGGAATATTCATGGGCAGATCGTAGTTCACTTTCTTTTCTTTCAAACGGAACCGTGACAGTTGTTCTTTCAACTGAATGGATTGTCCGGAAAGTTCTTCAGCGGCCGCCGCACTTTGTTCGGAACTGGCTGAATTCTGCTGGGTCACCTGTTCAATCTGATTGAGTCCCTGGTTGATTTGTGAAATGCCTGAAGCCTGTTCCCGGCTGGCGGCAGTGATTTCGCTGACCAGATCTCGCACCTTGGTGATACTGTTTACAATTTCTGTCAAAGCGTCTGCTGTTTTATCCGCAATTTCAATTCCTCTGCGAACTTTTTTGATGGAATCACCGATCATTTCAGTGGTTTCCTTGGCGGCTTGAGCACTGCGTGCCGCAAGATTGCGTACTTCATTGGCGACAACCGCAAAGCCTTTGCCATGGGTTCCCGCACGGGCGGCTTCCACAGCGGCATTGAGTGCCAACAGGTTTGTTTGAAAGGCGATTTCGTCAATCACCTTGATGATTTTTGAAATGTTTTGACTGGAATCATCAATGGCCGCCATGGCCACTGTCATTTCTTTCATCTGCTGGTCACCAACTTCGGCGCTTTCACGTGCGACCTTGGCGAGTTTGTTTGCCTGATCGGCATTTTGAGCGTTTTGTTCAGTTTGAGAGGACATTTCCGCAATGGACGCGCTGATTTGTTCCACCGATGCGGCCTGCTCCGTAGCACCCTGGGCCAAAGCCTGGCTGGAATCCGCGATTTGCCGGCTACCTTCCGCAATTTCAATGGATGCCTGCTGGATTTGACCCAGCATATCGTTCAAGCCATCCACAATTTTCAAAATGGCATTCCCCATTGCGTCAACATCTGATTTGGGGATAATATTTACTGTCAGATCCCCTTCGGATATCGTTTCAGCCGAAGTTGATAATTCGCGGAGTGAGTCCAGTGTTGTGTTCAATGCGTTTTTAAGCATGGCGTGATCACCCTTGTATTCACCTGTGACATAGGCATTCACATCACCCCGGGCAATATGCGCCAGTTTCTCACGAATTTCCCCGATGGGTTCGACAATGGCTTCAATGATTTGGTTGATATTGGTGATCATGGGTTTGTAAGCTTCTGGCATTTCTGCGACATTGCCCCGGTCATGGAGTTGTCCTTGTGTAACGGCATTGAGCAACCGGTTAATTTCTTTTTTATAAATAGCCCGTTCATTGTAATCCACCCATTCGACACCATTACCGATATGGTTGCCATCTTTATCCCGGAGTGCCATGGCGTTCAATCCGAAAGCCAGGCCGCCAACAGAAATTTCTGTTTTATAGGGCAGGTTTCGAGGATTTCCAAGAATGCTCCGCTGATGTGCCGGGTTTTTATGAAACTCATCCAGATTGCGGCCAATGAGTTTGTCCACGTCAAATCCGGGAAACAGGCTTTTGAAAATGTGGGTATATTGCCGCATCATTTTCAGAACGGAAGGATTGCAATAGGTGATCTTGAAGTCAGTATCGCATACCATGAAATTGGTGGTTGATTCTTCTATCATGCAGGATAGTCGGGCCGCTTCCTGTTCTTTGGAACGCTCCTTGGAGATATCTTTCCATTCCAGTGTGGCTCCGATGTAATTTCCCTGACCATCAATAATGGCATTCACACTGAGTCTGAATATCAGGTGCATGACATCAATTTCTGTGCTGTAGGGTAAATTGGACGGATTGCCCAGAAGTGAACGTTGACGTGAGGGATCCTGATGGAAATCATCAATGCTTCGGCCAATCAGTTTGTCTGGATGGAAATCCCTGAATCGTGTCTGAAACGCTTTCAAATGGGTTTTGAACATACTCCTGGCGGTTTTGCTCACATAGGTAATCCGAAGGTCTCGATCACACATCATGATGTTGACGCTTGAATTGTCAACAGCCGCGCGGAGGGCATTCAGATCATTTGCCATGTCAATTGTTTCAGTCATAGAGGACTCCTTTGGGTTCAATAAATTAGAAACCGGATGATGTTCATGACGGGCATCCGGCGTTTCAACAATCTTAAATTTATTTGAATGTTCTTTCGGCGATGGTTCCAGTTGATAGGTTTTCAACAGGGTGTGAAAAATCACATTGAGAAATTCAAGCCATGAATTCCGGATTTCCAGGCTCCATTCCGTGCCATAGTCTTCACGGAGCAAGGCCAGTAAGCGCGTTCTGATTCTCCCGACAAATTCAGGTAAAAATCCGTATTTCTGAGCAGATTGCCCAAGTTGGATCCATTGTGGGATCCATAATTCAGGGTTTTCTGTGTTTGCCAATAGTTCCCGGCACCAATACCTGACAACGGATTCCAGTTCAGCAGGAGCGATATTCTGAAAATACTGCCATTCGGTCAAAAACGGTTTAAGTGACAAGACCCATGAGATCACTTGAGCTGGATTGTTTAATCCCTGGATAAACTTTTCGAGAATTTCAACCTTAAATCCAAGCGGGTTCTGTATCAGGGCATGCATTCTTTCCGTATTCTGATGGATTGAAGTTGTCAGTGTGTTGAAGGCTGACGTTCCACCACGCGTTCAATATTCATGAGCACAATCACTTTTTCCTGAATTTTCCCCAAACCTTCCATGAATTTCTGGGTGGAAGGGTGGTTGGTTGATGGCGGTGGTTGAATGAGAGAGTCAGGAATGTTCATCACTTCGGAAACCCGATCCACAATCAAACCGA is drawn from SAR324 cluster bacterium and contains these coding sequences:
- a CDS encoding chemotaxis protein CheV, whose protein sequence is MTEHNILLESGTNEVEFLEFYLGHQSFGINVAKIRQIVKFDFASVTKLPNTYPSVLGTVLYHGQAIPLIDLNLHLKRKPFTEPHIPIALVCEFNGALNGFLTNGVNRIHRISWENLHPVPHTLSQYTSRIVGTTTIDERELLVLDFEGIIFDINPESRKFVQNESQKLSIEDKKSRRNASKIMLADDSVTFKEGVRENLRIAEYKDITLFSNGLDLFNTVHALKIKAVHEHNHITDYVSVIITDIEMPKMDGITLCRKIKEDIPEIPVIILSSMFDEQMIQKSQSVYADAHIAKNNFAGLLEAVDRFCLKN
- a CDS encoding PAS domain-containing protein, with translation MHALIQNPLGFKVEILEKFIQGLNNPAQVISWVLSLKPFLTEWQYFQNIAPAELESVVRYWCRELLANTENPELWIPQWIQLGQSAQKYGFLPEFVGRIRTRLLALLREDYGTEWSLEIRNSWLEFLNVIFHTLLKTYQLEPSPKEHSNKFKIVETPDARHEHHPVSNLLNPKESSMTETIDMANDLNALRAAVDNSSVNIMMCDRDLRITYVSKTARSMFKTHLKAFQTRFRDFHPDKLIGRSIDDFHQDPSRQRSLLGNPSNLPYSTEIDVMHLIFRLSVNAIIDGQGNYIGATLEWKDISKERSKEQEAARLSCMIEESTTNFMVCDTDFKITYCNPSVLKMMRQYTHIFKSLFPGFDVDKLIGRNLDEFHKNPAHQRSILGNPRNLPYKTEISVGGLAFGLNAMALRDKDGNHIGNGVEWVDYNERAIYKKEINRLLNAVTQGQLHDRGNVAEMPEAYKPMITNINQIIEAIVEPIGEIREKLAHIARGDVNAYVTGEYKGDHAMLKNALNTTLDSLRELSTSAETISEGDLTVNIIPKSDVDAMGNAILKIVDGLNDMLGQIQQASIEIAEGSRQIADSSQALAQGATEQAASVEQISASIAEMSSQTEQNAQNADQANKLAKVARESAEVGDQQMKEMTVAMAAIDDSSQNISKIIKVIDEIAFQTNLLALNAAVEAARAGTHGKGFAVVANEVRNLAARSAQAAKETTEMIGDSIKKVRRGIEIADKTADALTEIVNSITKVRDLVSEITAASREQASGISQINQGLNQIEQVTQQNSASSEQSAAAAEELSGQSIQLKEQLSRFRLKEKKVNYDLPMNIPPEMMQAFQQYLAQTGGGRPPAAAPKPVIPAPAAPRPNPTPKPANLPPASKGKKIHPSQVIQLDDDEFGKY